The following proteins are encoded in a genomic region of Nitrospira sp.:
- a CDS encoding Maf family protein codes for MQLILASTSPRRCELLALLGIPFEIIAPNFEEVPQPGWSPRQQVEHFAREKARSIAIARTASLVLGSDTVIELDGQMLGKPADLADARAMLTRLAGRPHEVHTAVALCRQIPRYESVAIETATVQMKGFDEAAIERYLATQEPMGKAGAYSIQGIGGELIEAICGDFLGIVGLPLRTVATLLAGAGLLAPVDVDALYRDKPYPNWARFAHD; via the coding sequence ATGCAGTTGATTCTCGCCTCAACCTCTCCTCGCCGCTGCGAACTCCTTGCGCTGCTCGGTATTCCATTCGAGATCATCGCTCCGAATTTTGAAGAAGTGCCTCAGCCAGGATGGAGCCCACGGCAACAGGTGGAACACTTTGCGCGTGAGAAGGCGCGGTCGATTGCGATTGCGCGAACGGCCTCTCTGGTCCTCGGCAGCGATACCGTGATTGAACTCGATGGGCAGATGTTGGGCAAGCCGGCGGATCTGGCCGATGCCCGCGCGATGCTGACGAGATTGGCGGGGCGGCCGCATGAGGTGCATACGGCCGTGGCCCTCTGTCGGCAGATCCCTCGGTATGAATCTGTTGCGATCGAGACTGCCACGGTGCAGATGAAAGGCTTTGACGAAGCCGCCATCGAGCGATACCTGGCGACGCAAGAGCCGATGGGAAAGGCCGGCGCCTATTCCATTCAGGGTATAGGCGGTGAGCTCATCGAGGCGATCTGTGGCGATTTTCTTGGCATTGTCGGGTTGCCCTTGCGGACCGTGGCGACCTTGCTGGCCGGCGCAGGTCTGCTTGCTCCGGTCGATGTCGATGCGCTGTATCGCGACAAGCCGTATCCGAACTGGGCACGGTTTGCGCACGATTGA
- a CDS encoding tRNA-dihydrouridine synthase yields MSFWSTLPYPIMGLSPMDGVTDATFRRVIAQHGRPDVTFTEFTHVHDVCRGPEFLLNTLIYSELERPVVAQLYGKDPALFYQATHAACELGFDGIDINMGCPSKNVASSGSGAGLIRTPDVAHAIMQATSRAIHDWANGQTLEQVGFKPARIAAIQAMNAGRQGAAPVQRRVLPLSVKTRLGYDSVIVEDWVSHLIQEKPVAITLHGRTLRQMYRGEADWSAIARAAQLVKGTGILLLGNGDVQNLGEVVSRVRSTQVDGVLVGRAVLGAPWFFRAKEHARALTKADASDASIHDQPIALDARFALMLDHARQFQAICGPGQFHRMRKHLGWYCKGFPHAAALRGQMFRVSSAEDVEAMIARYHANQIVDGQVTDGVSGDDLSNEAQTLVSRCS; encoded by the coding sequence ATGAGCTTCTGGTCGACATTACCCTATCCGATTATGGGCCTCTCTCCGATGGACGGGGTGACGGATGCGACGTTCCGTCGAGTCATCGCTCAGCACGGCAGGCCTGATGTGACCTTTACCGAGTTCACGCACGTTCATGATGTCTGTCGGGGGCCGGAGTTTCTGCTGAACACGCTGATCTATAGTGAATTGGAACGGCCGGTCGTCGCACAGTTGTATGGCAAGGATCCGGCGTTGTTCTACCAGGCCACGCACGCAGCCTGTGAATTAGGATTCGATGGGATCGACATTAACATGGGCTGTCCGTCGAAGAATGTGGCGTCATCCGGTTCGGGCGCCGGTCTGATCAGGACGCCGGATGTCGCTCATGCGATCATGCAAGCCACCAGTCGTGCGATTCACGATTGGGCGAACGGACAGACGTTGGAGCAGGTCGGGTTTAAACCAGCCAGGATTGCGGCGATTCAGGCGATGAATGCCGGACGCCAGGGTGCAGCCCCGGTTCAGCGGCGCGTGTTGCCGCTGTCAGTAAAGACGCGGCTGGGTTATGACTCCGTGATTGTGGAAGACTGGGTTTCGCATCTGATTCAAGAAAAACCCGTCGCGATCACGCTGCACGGGCGCACTCTCCGGCAAATGTATCGTGGCGAGGCGGATTGGTCGGCGATCGCCAGGGCGGCCCAGCTCGTGAAAGGGACCGGGATTCTGCTATTGGGGAACGGCGATGTCCAAAACCTCGGTGAGGTGGTGAGTCGCGTGCGATCCACGCAAGTGGATGGGGTGCTTGTCGGGCGGGCTGTGCTGGGGGCGCCATGGTTTTTTCGCGCCAAAGAGCACGCCCGTGCGTTGACAAAGGCGGATGCGTCAGACGCGTCCATTCATGACCAGCCGATAGCGCTTGATGCGCGCTTCGCCCTGATGCTCGACCATGCGCGGCAGTTCCAGGCGATCTGCGGCCCGGGACAATTTCATCGCATGCGGAAGCACCTGGGCTGGTATTGCAAAGGCTTTCCGCATGCCGCGGCGTTGCGGGGGCAGATGTTTCGCGTGTCTTCTGCGGAGGATGTGGAGGCCATGATCGCCCGCTATCATGCCAATCAGATCGTCGATGGTCAGGTCACAGATGGAGTGTCCGGCGATGATCTGTCGAATGAGGCCCAGACTCTTGTGTCGCGATGCAGTTGA
- a CDS encoding DUF692 family protein, giving the protein MTLSRDVCHDFQDRVARIPVHGLGLSVDVYSPDLLSLLADLTRRQVLPMYLEVFHATSSALAAVRDQTDVPLPYHGEGLWVTQPGAESDPLFQGEARVLASQLALLRSAWSNHECATKHIAGYSFGTYLPPLYTASSADVVAKNINMVQAIFDQRAALPDGGSPLFLLEMPPLTFFVAGTLSIPAYFRRVTDQAACGLVLDIGHLWTVYRYSGAWRAQSLAQFVDEFLREFPVERVVEIHVAGLAVHESLVSKDDVVHCEDPNLLPRWTDAHAAPIPPVLFEMLDQILRCGRLEHLRGMALEVDTKTSDLIADELAWFLERYRNVFHQAIPRGLVACAPSPSPVPAQFITEPDSVSKSESLAEAYDQYAQVVSSRAEPVGPNWKAPMACAEELDWYRAKYLPYEILHWGGDIEAMFPETCQELAGKQIALDGFVFYWFRLPHPVTRSYDFFDVKIDRFVEFVREQASDLTPLVQREATELRQAYQAANEGPLQSTGVHR; this is encoded by the coding sequence ATGACCCTGTCGCGTGATGTGTGTCATGATTTTCAAGACCGAGTGGCCCGGATCCCGGTTCATGGGTTAGGGCTGTCGGTTGATGTCTATTCGCCAGACCTTCTTAGCTTGCTCGCCGACCTGACGCGTCGTCAAGTCCTTCCGATGTACTTGGAGGTATTTCATGCGACCTCCAGTGCGCTGGCCGCTGTTCGTGATCAGACTGATGTGCCGCTTCCCTACCATGGAGAAGGCCTCTGGGTGACGCAACCGGGAGCTGAGTCTGATCCGTTGTTTCAAGGCGAAGCGCGGGTGCTCGCGTCCCAGCTCGCTCTGCTTCGGAGCGCCTGGTCGAATCATGAATGTGCGACGAAGCATATTGCCGGCTACTCGTTCGGGACCTATCTCCCTCCGCTCTATACTGCGTCGAGTGCCGACGTGGTGGCCAAGAACATCAACATGGTCCAGGCGATTTTTGATCAACGAGCCGCGTTGCCGGACGGCGGCTCTCCGCTCTTTCTGCTGGAGATGCCGCCGCTGACGTTCTTTGTCGCCGGGACCCTTTCGATTCCGGCCTACTTTCGCCGCGTTACCGACCAAGCCGCCTGCGGGCTGGTGCTGGATATCGGACATCTATGGACCGTCTATCGGTACTCTGGAGCCTGGCGGGCTCAGTCTCTCGCGCAATTCGTGGACGAATTCCTGCGCGAGTTTCCGGTCGAGCGGGTCGTGGAGATCCATGTCGCAGGGCTCGCCGTGCATGAATCTCTGGTCAGCAAGGACGATGTTGTGCATTGTGAGGATCCGAATCTCCTCCCGCGATGGACGGATGCCCATGCTGCGCCGATTCCCCCAGTGTTGTTCGAGATGTTGGATCAGATTCTTCGGTGCGGTCGATTGGAACATTTGCGAGGGATGGCGCTTGAAGTTGATACGAAGACCAGCGATCTTATTGCCGACGAGTTGGCATGGTTTTTAGAGCGATATAGGAATGTATTTCATCAAGCTATCCCGCGAGGCTTAGTCGCATGTGCGCCTTCTCCTTCGCCAGTTCCAGCACAATTCATTACAGAACCCGACTCAGTTTCGAAGAGTGAGTCTCTGGCCGAGGCCTATGACCAGTATGCGCAGGTGGTGTCGAGTCGCGCAGAGCCGGTTGGGCCGAACTGGAAGGCGCCAATGGCCTGTGCAGAGGAGCTCGACTGGTATCGAGCAAAATATCTGCCCTACGAAATTCTTCACTGGGGCGGCGATATCGAAGCCATGTTTCCAGAGACTTGTCAGGAATTGGCCGGAAAGCAGATCGCTCTTGACGGCTTTGTGTTCTATTGGTTTCGCCTTCCGCATCCGGTGACGCGATCCTATGATTTCTTCGACGTAAAGATTGATCGGTTTGTGGAATTTGTGCGTGAACAGGCGTCGGATCTGACGCCGCTGGTACAACGGGAAGCGACCGAACTGCGCCAGGCCTATCAGGCTGCCAACGAAGGGCCACTGCAGTCGACGGGGGTACACCGATGA
- a CDS encoding CBS domain-containing protein translates to MMTPGVVQIPGDISVTEAATLLEREQMPCLLVKDTDLHFGLMTPSDIVKKVVALGLAPDDIEVRAIMSHPVHFIEYDRAADEATTLMMSSGAPILIVTKQEQPVGVLTARDLVLSPKRCHTRVPATIGVMDSNSPGAQHQAIIVQLSHVGAMVQTATLLLPGTRVFLRFALPDLTAPLTVTGTILEDYDPVYESGRTGTVGSPSVEVQFTGLSPADQSRIKAWVLQNSPKSTDLS, encoded by the coding sequence ATGATGACTCCAGGTGTCGTTCAAATTCCCGGTGACATTTCCGTGACTGAAGCGGCCACTCTCTTGGAACGCGAACAGATGCCCTGCCTGCTGGTGAAAGACACGGATCTGCACTTCGGCTTGATGACGCCTTCAGACATTGTAAAGAAAGTGGTCGCTCTGGGCCTCGCCCCGGACGATATCGAAGTTCGAGCGATCATGTCTCACCCGGTGCATTTTATTGAATACGACCGCGCGGCGGATGAGGCCACGACACTGATGATGTCTTCGGGCGCCCCTATTCTCATCGTCACCAAACAGGAACAACCGGTCGGAGTCTTGACCGCACGGGATCTCGTCCTATCCCCCAAACGCTGTCATACTCGCGTCCCCGCGACGATTGGCGTCATGGATTCCAACTCACCAGGCGCCCAACATCAGGCCATTATCGTCCAGCTCAGCCATGTAGGCGCCATGGTCCAGACCGCCACTCTCTTGTTACCCGGCACACGCGTGTTCCTCAGGTTCGCCCTTCCTGATCTGACTGCCCCCCTGACCGTGACCGGAACTATCCTTGAGGACTATGACCCGGTTTACGAGTCCGGAAGAACCGGAACGGTGGGAAGCCCGAGTGTCGAGGTCCAATTCACCGGGCTCTCTCCGGCCGATCAGTC